The Lactuca sativa cultivar Salinas chromosome 2, Lsat_Salinas_v11, whole genome shotgun sequence genome includes the window TTTAGGCAATTAGGTGTAGAACACCCCTCGGAGTTTACTCATTCGAGTCCCAAAGGTTacagattaacttaataatatttttttaattttttatttatttatttatttttatttttttttaaagataaCATAAAACACCCTTATCAATTTATTTGCTAGGCTTATTTCTTTATATTTCCGTCATTGACTTTTCTATTGTGGGACATCTCACGGTCTATTACCGTGAGGGGCTTCTAGACATATTTTCAGGGGACTGAAGTTAACATGGAAAGACTCGTAGGTATAGTTGGAAACTATGTCGTCAAGCAGGGTATATAAAAGGGAATGAGTAGAAAGGACTTTTTATAGCGTTGGAAGGCTCGGGACATTGAAATTTTGAATTCTTTTATGATTTCTTGAATTTTCCACTTTGTGTTCAATTGAGAACTTACTACTCATAAGACCAGTCATGCGTCCCAAAGATTGACTCATACCTGCTGTTATGCTCCAATGTTGACAATCTTCTCACTTTCTGTTTTGCACAAGTAGCTTCGGGAGGTGTGTTCGTGTGTGATTAGCTTTCTTTTAGATTTTCAATAAAAAGAGAAAGTGTAATCTCAAGACATACGACTCACTTACCAGCTCAACTGTTTTGAGAAGATTCGGTTGCTTGGGATTGGATCAATTTTTTTTCTGAAACAAGAAATGTAATGCAAAAATTAAAAATagcataaaaagaaaaaaaatggtttttgaaaaatttatatgcagaaaaatgaaaaagaaaaagcaTTATGCAATATGTATAAAAGTGCATGCAACCTACATGCAAGGGATGTATGCATGGATGGatgcccctccccaagcttaaaataagCATCGCCCTCCATGCTTGGAGAGAGGCATATCCGGCCTATTGAGAGCCGGGCGGTGAAGAATGTGGTGGGAACTGTGGAGGGAAGTAGGGATGATAATCGGTAGGATAATATGGGGGCCACTGGGGTTGAGAtgttgatggttgttgttgtggtGGAAGGACAAGTACTCGGAGGAGATCGGTCAGCAAGTGATGTATGCGTCGGTTATGTTGCTCCTGAACGGTCCATCGTTGATCCTGCTCGGCCCACTGCAACTCTTGCTGGGCCCAACGCTCCTATAAATCTCTCCTACCTCCTACTGGAGGCTCGTGTAATGGTGATCTAAGCATGAAAACTCACCCATGTAGATGTTGTGCTCGGGAAAGGGAATGGGACGAGATGAGCTGGAGGCACCTACAGTTGGAGCAGGAGGATGAGGAGTTGTGGTTGGAGGTCTACGAACTGCAGTAACACCCAAATCGGACTGGAGGTGACAATTTGTAGATGGGATGTCATTGGCCAAATCGAGTATCTTCTTATTCCGGCTGTCAATACGTAGATACTCTTTACCATCTACGGTCCAATGAACATCCTCGTTGGAATTGTGGTGAAAGAGGTGCATAGTCTCCACAACATCAATTGATAAACGAGTGTGGCCCCGAATTATATCGATTGGGTTGTTGGGAAAATAGAGGCCAAGATGTTCAGCTATAATAGAAACCATTCCTCAACAATGATGCTGACCACTATTGCTCAAGGAGTTTCTGAGCATTCTTTTGGATTACCCAACACCCAAAGTGAGGAACTTCCTCGGGCTTGTGAATCATGCACCATAAAACTTCTAACTCCTTCTTGTTTGCCTTGCTAATCTCTTCTTGAGGAAACAAGAGAGAAGCAATGATCCAGTGGGTGACTTTAAGGACCGGATGTATGATGCTAGAAGCCTTTGATGTGCCTGATTGAAACTCGTATTCACAAGAGATGTATGTCCAAAATCTTCCGTAGCTTTGCTCAAATATGACATTTTTATACCCTTTGTTGTATGTACATCCCTTTTTGCCTTTGGAGCACCAATAACATCACAAAGGGTGTCAGCATGAATCCTATGGGATTGATTGAGCAAACGGTAGGTAAGGATGTGTGTTTGGTAATCAAATACGATGGATGACAAGATTTCTAACATGGGTGTTTAATAGCTTAATGCATGGAGATTCAATAGACCTTCCCAACCTATATTCTCCAAGAGCTTGTGGACTCCTTTATAGATGTGAAGGTCCTTAAGGGCTTGGATCTCCACAAATTTATGATCCCCTTTTACCCTTCGAATAAAGCTTGAATACAAAATCTCATGTGAATTGGACTCAAAAAAAAGACCAAATTCATAGGGCTTTTCCATGGAACATTGGTCTTGTTCATCACTAGTTTCTTGACCACCCATATGTGAGGTCCCAATTCTAGCCTTTTTCCATGCGAAGCCATTGCCTAAGAATTCAACAAAATTTTGCACACAATATAGGACAATTTAGAACTCTAGAGTATGCATAAAAACTAGCAATACCACCAAAAATCACCCCAAAAAACGTGGTTCTAACGATATACACAAAGAAAAAAGTTTGGAACAATTATACCAAATTATGCTTGTAAATGGTATTAGGGTGATGTCCAGTGCTTCCCTAAGCTTATCCTACAAGAAATTACAAACATTAGCTCGAAATTTGGAGACCCAAAAATTCTTGGGTCTGCTCAATACcccccaaaatcggccactagagggTGAAATTGAGATGCAAGACAAAGAACatgaagaaaagagaagaatttTATACCTTGGAGCTTGATTTTTGAAGCAAAATTGAGGAAGATGGAGTGTTTTTGAGGTTTTTTTCGAAATGGACAGTAAGGAGAAGAGGAGTCGCAGGTTTTGTGGAAAGAATGAACAAAAAAATCGAGTTTTAGCTTAAAAATGTACAAGTCTGTTTTTACGTTTACACGGTCCGTATAAACACAAGGGTAATCTTTACATGGCCGTGTAAATGTTGCATCCGAATTCTGCGTGTCTGAatgtttacacgggccgtgtaaattTCTGAGAAggctaaaaaaattaattttttcattttttcaaaaTGCAACCCGTTAATCCGCTACTGcccaaaaaatgatttttttttaacctCTTTAGACATGGGAAACAACTTGGAAACTTGAAAACGAAGAAAATATGATGGAAAaataagaaatgaagaagatgacaAAAATACCCCGGATTGCCTCCCAGTTAGCCACCCATTTTTAATGTTGTTGGCTCAACTTGGACCCCAATTGTTTGTCAATCTTAGTACTTTGGATCTGTTACTTCTTCCACTTCCTCGTTTTTTACTTGAAATCCTTCATAATAAGGCTTTAAATGATGACCGTTTACCTTAAAGACCTTCCTGGTTTTCTCACTTGTGATTTCTATTGTACTATGCTCAAAAATATTAGTGACACCAAATGGTCCCTCCCAACGGGACCTTAATGTACCAGGAATCAGTTTGAAACGAGAGTGGTAAAGTAATACCTTTTGACCTTTTTCAAATACCTTGCGTACAATCATCTTTTCATGGTATGCTTTTGTCCTTTCTTTGTAAAGGACTTCATTCTCATATGCTTCATTACGGATCTCCTCAAGCTCTTGTATGTCAAGCTTCCTTTTCTTTCCTGATTCACTTAGATCCATATTGAATTGCTTGATTGCCAATAGGCTCTATGCTCTAACTCAACGGGTAGTCGACATGGCTTTCCAAAAACAATGTGATATGGAGACATCCCAATTGGAGTTTTGAATGCAGTGTGGTACGCCCACAAAGCATCATCAAGTCGTGTACTCCAATCATTCCTTGTTGTATTCACATTTTTCTCCAAAATACCTTTATTTGTCGATTGCTCACTTCGGCTTATCCatttgtttgtgggtggtatgatgtggagactttatgagtaacaCCAGACTTCTTCAAGACACTTCCAAGCATATGATTGCAAAAATGCGTACCACGATCACTGATTAAGGCTTTTGGAAAACCAAATCTGGAAAAGATGTTAGCCTTCAAAAAATCGATCATAACTTTTGAATTGTTAGTACGGGTAGCTTTTGCTGATACCTACTTAGAAACATAATCCACAACCAAAAGAATGTAAGTAAAACCCGAAGATGAAGGAAAAGGTCCCATGAAATAAATGCCCCAAACATCGAAAATTTCACAAACTAAAATGGGATTAAGGGGCATTTGATTCTTTGAGCTTAAAGAGCCCATCTTTTGACATTTATCACAACTTGCACAAAAGACATAAGAGTCACGGAAAATACTTGGCCAGTAAAATCCATTCTCTAATACTTTTCTTGCAGTTCTTTGAGGACCAAAATGCCCTCCACAAACATAAGAGTGACAAAATGTTAAGATAGAAGATACCTCATATTGATCCACACATCGTCTAATCGTTTGGTCAACACAATATTTCCACAAATATGGCTCATCCCATACGTACCTCTTGGCTTCTTTCTTGATTTTATCTTTTTGCCATCGAGTCAAATATGGTGGAAATTGATTTGTGACGATGTAGCTCACAATATCAGCATACCATGGGGCAACTTTTGTTGAAAATAGATTCTCATCGGGAAATACATCATGAATGGGAGTCGAGTCATCGGGAGAAACAATCCTGCTAATATGATCAGCTACAAGGGTTGACTTTTCGCTCTTGTCCTTGATTTCAATATCAAATACGAATGAGTCTAGGCTTCGAATCCTTCTTTGCAAGTAGATATCTAATAGTTGCATGATCAGAATAAACAACCACTTTAGAACCTAGAAAATATTGATGAAATTTATCTAAAGCAGAAACAATAGCAAGCAATTCTTTCTCAGTTATTGAGTAGTTGGCTTGTGCACTATCAAGTGTTTTTAAGGCATAATAAATGACATGAGGAACTCGATCTTTTCTTTTCCCCAACACTGCACCAACTGCATGATTGCTGGCATCACACATGATTTCGAAAGGCAAACTCCAATCCAACGATTGAAGTATTGGTGTTGATATTGACAACTCCTTCAAGCCATCAAAAGCTTGCTTGCACTCCTTGGAAAATTCCAATTCTGCATCTTTTTATAGGAGCTCACACATGGGACGAGATATCTTGGAAAAATATTTGATGAATCTTCTATAAAAATCTACATGACCAAGAGCGAGCGTACCTCACGAACACAAGTGGGATAAGGTGAAGATTTAATGACATCTATTTTTGCTTTGTCTACCTCTAGACCCTTAGAAGACACAATATGACCCAGTATGAGACCTTTGTCAACCATAAAATGGCACTTTTCATAATTCAAAACAAGGTTGTTCTCAATACAGCTTTGCAAAATCTTTTTCAAATTACCCAAACATTCACGAAAATAATTACCATAAACTTTGAAGTCGTCCATAAATACTTCAATGATTTCCTCAACATACTCCGAAAAAATACTTACCATGCACCGTTGAAAAGTGGCAGGAGCATTGCAAAGTCAAAAATACATTCGCCTATATGCAAATGTTCTGAAGGGACATGTGAAAGTGGTTTTTTCATGATCCTCGGGTGCAAAGGGTATTTGATGGAAACTGGAATACCCATCTAAGCAACAATACTGAGTTAGTCCCGCTAACCTTTCCAACATTTGATCAATGAAGGGAAATAGGAAATGGTCTTTCCGGGTTGAGGAATTGAGTCTTCTATAGTTTGTGCAAACTCTCCACCCATTTTGCACATGGGTGGGGACTAATTCACCTTGATCATTCTTTGTCACGGTAATACCTATCTTCTTAGGTACAACTTGGACCGGGCTTACCCACGTGCTATCTGATATAGGATAGATCATCTCTacattcaacaacttcaaaatcTCTTTCTTCACAACCTCCATCATTGGAGGGTTCAAACGCCTTTGAGCTTCTTGGGAAGGTTTGTAATCTTCTTACATAAGGATCTTGTGCATGCAAAGTGAAGGACTTAGCCCTTTGATGTCGGCTATAGTCCACCCAATAGCCTCCTTATACTCCTTTAAAGTGGTGACAAGCTCTTATTCTTCTTTTGTTGATAAATTTGTGGAGATGATCACTAGCAAAGTCTCTTTCTCTCCAAGATACGCATATTTGAGATGCTCGGGTAAAGTTTTGAGTTCCAATTCCGGTGTCTACACAATAGAAGGAACAAGTTTCTCATTAGGCATCGTAACTTCAGCTTTGGAACATCAAACCTCATTTTCTTCTTTTGATCCATGCAAGATAcaacttccaaaatctcttcatcAATTTTGAATTGGTTGGAAAGTTTTTTCACTTCATCCTTTTGAAGATTCCTGTCTAAAATAAGAACTAACACATTGAGATTAGACAAATCAAAACACTCTTCAGTTAAAGGTTCAATAACATCGACAAAATTCAAAGATGAAATATCACTTGGATATCTCATAGCATCATAGATGTTGAAATTTATCACCTCTTCATCAAACTCCGTGGACAATGTACCatcataaacatcaatttttgccCGGGCTATTTTCAAAAAGGGTCTTCCTAGAAGAATTGAACTCAAATTGGGTGAGTGATCATCATCCATGTCAAGGACATAAAAATTTGCTGGAAATACTAGTTCATTCCCAAGATGACATTCCCTCACAAAAATATTGCAACAATTGATACTCTGAAATCCCATGTTTTAGACATCTTGAACCTTTCCCAGTAAGTATGCAAGGCTTCTCCTTTTTGTTGCTTGATACCAATTATTTCCCTGCGTAAAGCTAAAGCTCTCATTTTTGGAAAATATTTATCCAAAAACATCCTTGCAAGTTCATTCCATGTTGTGAATGACCCCGTTGGTAAGTCATATAACCACTATTTGGCACAATTTTGTAAagcaaaggggaatgcccttaactTGATTTGATCTTCAGTAACTTCATGTGGCTTCATACCCACACAAACGACATGGAATTCCTTAAGTAATTTAGGTGGGTATTCATTCTTAAGACCACGAAATGAAGGTAACAAATGAATGAGTCTGGACTTGAGTTcaaagtttattgtttcaggatAATTGATGCATAATGGTTGTTGGGTAACATCTTGAGTGGCCCACTATCTAAAGGTTTGTTCGGGTGGTGGATTTGGGGGATTTTGGTTTCCTCCATGGTTGTCTCCCATGGCATGAATAGGGATAAAAGTTTCAGATTCGGGTAAAGGTAAAGATGTGGTTGATGGATTTGATGAAGACGCTCCAGATTGTTGTTGTTTCTTTAAAATTTTGGCTTGCTTCCTTCTTTTCATTGCAGATTTCTCTATCTCCAAATCAACTGGTAAAGGTGTACCTATACAAAAAGATCTTGGCAGAAACAATTAGTACTACcgtgtccccggcaacggcgccaatttgttaggcgtgtcaaagccaacaaataaaggggtataaatgaCTCCCTAAACACTAGTACTTTGTACTAAAAATGTAATACAAGGTAAATAGGGTCGATCCACAAAGACACGAGATAAATGCTTATAccctttttgtgacaacccgaaatttccattctgaacaaaccatatcaattcaatagaagttagaacagttatagtgaaattccagactttgggtataagtttgagtattccaGGTTTTACTCTTaagaagatatcaggagagtggatgcactcgGGTTTTgcgcaacactgttattccaaaactctatgatattagagttcattccgggaataaaatattttctgccaaaaatctcaggactatatatagaaatctgaaccatatttattcattagttacatttccaactagagaaaagtcgaattctctctcacggatcttcgggtttttattccaaatcgtgagtacttctatctagttgtattatatagcttagattgtgcctaataacatcaaaatcataacaaaacagcaagatttgagagtttaccgcccaagaacacttggggagtaaactcttttataaaggccaaatggtgcctagtcccttccttaaGCAATCAAACTATTATGGACTTGTACCCTAATGTAAttatagcctagaaatcataAGGAAATACAAggacaaaggagtttacggccaagacaagttcttgggccgtaaacccctataaatggggaaaatgacaccctaactccttccttaacccaagagactaatttagacatgtaccctaacaattttaggactagaaaacatccttagaacaccaagagtaaggtgttcacggcctaagaagttctagggccgtgaactccaaacaatggtgccaaatggtgctataaactcttctaaagctttgtacactagcatagtttagttcctagttaaattagggacttgaaaacaccacaaacaccctcccaagggagattacggccgtaatctccatgtgatttggtccatgggccgtgaactcctcaaaggagttaaaaagaagcccaaacacttgtttaagcctagaagcacttcaccacttaagttgtaataactttaagcttcatttagtgaccctatagagagtttacggccaagagtttactcccctgggccgtaaactccaacacacatggtcttttgaccataaacttccgTATGAGGTtatgcactcctttgttgcaacccattagcctcctagcacttgaccaaagtgttttcctcgcaatagcatgtttatacatgtttaattagtgttataatcactaattgtttatatacatatgtcttcatatgtaattaggaccattgtgtgtgtctaaagtcttcacttgacacctagccgtcctacctcttcagttcatacATATCCCCcacaacaagtgagttcataccccttaatcgatgtgttttgaaaaaaatgtttctttatactaaactgttttatcaaacccataccttcaaaccgttttatagattgacatcaggtcgatcttttcttagataataattatgttcaaaggttttacaaaacttattttatgcttttatataataaattgcatgcctatatatgtatagttatataagaaattttgaaaggacttaggaaaactatccaccctatttccttttcctcgatttggatgtggtttggtgggatatcgggtacccgtccgaaggtcgtttaaatattagttatataccatgtgtacatatatagtcataaaggtccttccaattcagccaatgcccttgggtagcaagggtataaatccatgttcatacgtaccagttaaattactagtaagctaccatatgggtagtttaggaagatactagaactatttctagaacgcgatatcatacaatgagtcagttcattcatgagtcaatacttgctagatagagataacatacattacagctagtactcacagtacattactatagttactaggaagagaacatatacaattatactaggaagagaacatatacaaacaatactagaacgagtaacaatacattacatatacatgaatacgttaacaattgtgatccactgtatcggagcatgccttcaatgtcatggcccgagttgtagccagagtctcttggagggagagtgtaagtttgtgtatagatctatactggattgactatcctacaccttgctggtacctacagccggacctgcaggtctgcgggtgccaaacgtcatatctttttacgacctacatttgtcgttgttacctagtcgatagtatggtacaattaatcacatgataccttaatataaatccggtttaaggtagttagtacagcagtagttcttataatacaacactacagtactacattaatttcccctttacatatatttagtgatcatttcacttaaacattaaatgtacaaactatattttgttaatgatagttacacttgggaaaattacacacttttacaagaaacgaacatttagaacagttaagtcttggtagaagactacattgagaacagttaggtcttggtagaagacacccttatataatagtaggaatcatagggatttctagggtttttcaaatgtttatagttgttttacaaacatttttatacttacagttcatatacattttccatacttaccgttcatatacaaataatttcttaTATAtacattaagacactaaaatacttatgatctcaccagctttaaagctgatactctctttcaaaataacttgtatcctcaggtcaaccatagataacttgtatcctcaggtcaccagctttaaagctgatactctctttagtgtttatcataatttgtcagaacacttgtattaaaattatattattaatgcaatggatgatgttgttgcttgtttactactt containing:
- the LOC111912383 gene encoding uncharacterized protein LOC111912383, yielding MDLSESGKKRKLDIQELEEIRNEAYENEVLYKERTKAYHEKMIVRKVFEKGQKVLLYHSRFKLIPGTLRSRWEGPFGVTNIFEHSTIEITSEKTRKVFKVNGHHLKPYYEGFQVKNEEVEEVTDPKY